TGGCTGGTCACCAAAGATGTGGACTAACTAAGTTCTCTCTAAAGCAGCAgctctcaaccttggggtcaggacccccttgggggtcatgagacactgatagggggtcagcagatgccttaaaaaactaagaatatttttaagataacactgttgccactttacaccaattataccaagttttaacccattttcatctctttttaacACTAATTTTGCACATAtagcacatttttgtcactgaaaacccacttttttctatttttaaccctttccatcacttttttctgcctttgttgccacttctaaatcaatttttgccacttcctagCTTTTGTTGCCTCTATTGACCAACTACCGCcctatcaacccctttttacaccccttcTACGCCaaatttaaccacagttaacccaattttcccagtttatatcaatttttcatttgtttccaccatatttccaacaatttttttgcactttaaagccatttccaCCACCtttaaatccccttttaccgcttttttgtgcccttttttgccactttaacccgttCTGGGTTATTTAGTGCCgtttatctattttttgccacttttaacccatttatgttctttaaaaatccaattccaccaccttttccaccattatttgccatcattatttcattttagcaattttaagcctatttaaatttttttttaacaaaagttttctCATCTAAAGAAGGCACCTCAAAAACTGCTATATCTGTGCAGcgcaagcccatttaatcctctgagctgtagtagatgtgcagatatgaagagcgacgttgctggcatcttaaaaagtgattttatatcatccatggctgcaggatggactttttgccagctcaaaacaaaaacaatctttgctcaggaCAGATCATGAGCCCAGTGgatgccatggtagcttcttcttctctctcctgcttggcggggttgtaaaccagctacgtgtaTACAGCCATCTGCTGTTttagactgagtaaatacgcaagtgggccagggcatggatggatgttgctagcgtgaaagcaagccagcagggggaagggggagggggaggaatcacgCTGCGGCgtggttcgaaacaactgggcccaATGTGGAGCaccccagaaacctccccctttatccccccttatgggcagccttgtctccacatgactattctagaatgttcctggctgttcaaacaccttcaggtacagtgggggtccccggtctctggcaccttctgggggtcgcgggctgaaaagctTGAGAACCAGTGCTCTAAAGGACGTACCTGCTGGATTTAATGACCCAAAGATTTTTCCCACATTCACCTCCCTCAGGAACATTTGGACTGTTTCTTAGAAAGCTCTAGAAATGATAAACAGCTGTTTGAAAGTTACCTCAGAGTTTCCAAAGAGCATCTGTCAAGAATTCCTAGAAGTGGCTGCAGTCCTTCGTCCTGGAATTTATTCCTGCTGAGATCCAGCTCTCTGATATGTGAGGGGTTTGAAGTCAAAGCTTCAGCCAGAGACCGACATCCCTCCATGGTGATGTTACATTCATTTAAACtggacaaaagaagaagaagaacaaaactCAAACCTGTAGGAAATACGGTGTAGATTAGGAGAAGAGGGATGAATAAGTCTGAATGAGATACATGCATATTCACCAAACCTCCGCCTGCAACCACAGATTTATGCTGTGAAATGATGCAACCATAGAGACCAAAGGAGAACTCAGGTAGATCTGACTGCCTACAGTGACTTTGTGCGTGTTGCTGGTTTAGCACTAGCTTCTGCTGTGGTGCTGACTGTGCATTTTTGGCAGAAGGACTTGGAGCCGCCTACATTCCAGTTCAGCTCCAATATTAATTCTAGCTAACCGTACAAAGCTGATGGAGGGGTCCAGATtctgtgtctgtcatcaggctgatcCGTCTTTCAAACCTTGAAGCTGATGCACTTGTCCTCAGGCAGAGAGTGACTGGATCAGTCAGGGTCAATTTAGGATAGATCCAAAGTAAACAGATAAttaggattcttttttttttttttttttttaaggacaaaagtTTTAGACAAtgtgtatctaagaaaagctgcTTATTCCTGTGTTTCTTATAGACTTTGCATGATTAATCTCAGGCAGCTCTGCTCCAAATCCTCCCCAGCTTTATCGACCATTTGACTCTAAATTACTATAATGTACTAAAGTAACATCATGCTGTGTTCTCAAAGACGTTAAACTAGAGATTGAGACCTTAAACTCATTGGATGTAATCTGGATGTCTGTACATGATCAGTGCTCCATAGAAAACAGTGACTCTTGGTCTGAGCGTCCTGTAGAGCCCTAAAAGTGGAAGTCCTAGTGTTCTCTCCTTACATGAGCCTCTGGAGTTTGCAGTTGGGACTCTTCAGGCCGTCAGAAAGCTGTCTCATTCCAGAGTCACCAAGATCATTTATGCTCAGGTCCAATAGCTCCAGACCAGACGACTTAGAGCTGAGAACAGATGACATGTAGCTACAGCCTCTGTCAGTGAGCCCACAGTCAGTCAGCCTAGGTAGAAAACAGCAGAACAAAACAGTGTTCAGTtaaaatacagttagagaacatCCCTACCCCAAGTACTGTCTGTTTTCAAATTAGGAACGTGGTTCCATTCTCAAGAACATTAGCAGTGTGAACAGCCTGATACTccatcagtggttcccaacctaggCTCCTGGCACCTAAGGGTATCATAATATATGATAGGGTATAAAaacagtaacctgacacaccagatggatgtgttttacacatccatctggtaaaccttcaatactaagcatttgggaaagggaagagccgctgaaaaaaaacttgggggatgattggatgaacgttctgtctgtcacatctttgcgggccaatcagagcaactacacacatgacgtagccgctaccgaggagtaaactccatagagaactgcataacataaaccatggtgactatagacatgtcagtacacaactttgtgtttttgaaaagaaaacaactcactgctgttctttgttcttcttttaacaaagaaatgtcatcaagttctgataaaactggcgctttagcagcatccacactaatgttttccaccataactgcaccagcctctcaTTGCTctttgcttacgtcatgactctgccgtgcccgaaaatactgcccctcgtcgctgattggtcctgtcactttctaactgggcccaaacggttcagatgggagctttgcaagatggattcaccagtgagaaacacggaaatgggtgaatccatctgctttgcaaggttagcctgGATCACCCTTTCAAGCAGATTTTAGTTTGGTACGCCAGTGTTCACACTAATTTGcagcgcactcacactaggccatccgtactgTGCCGCATTCCAACCGggctgaagcccatttgaccacctcccctgtcccccctttggcctgcactcacactgctcaacacaTCCAGGCCTGAACACGGATACGTCACGCACTTACGTCATCATACCAAGCATCCACCGCTGATGAATTTATATgcgttgatgactcagtatgcataagtgttgttttataggctgtaaaatagcaacagattcatatgatatctgatctgacaccggggttatttcacctgacctgggatcagaaGCTacgttaactatacagagcccagagaggagagagagaaggcagTTCATAAAGGAGACTTATCACTCACAGCATGTAttctggagcctgatcagagttccaagcacttctgctgaatgaaacctggactttttaactcgtatgagcccctacagtcgCTGTTCTGCGTGTCCTTATACTATCCGAATCCCTCTGGAATTCTTTTACACGCCATGAACTGAGCCCTTTCTCTGTGTTTGGatgcctttcagtgctgcaccaaccaagctctcatgtcacaggCAGTCTGTGTctagagcaggattaaatgttcagataaaagatttttttaacagtgatgagagcaattttaaccatctgatgagagctggaggtgaaaaaCGCCTCAGGAGTAATAAATGATGCTCCATCCAAACATCAGCGATGAAGATCACAGTTTCACTTCCTGATAACATGAAACAGAATCATAGGTaaattaattcagtggatgacagtttggcattataattttataataagagaGGTAAAATCAGCCATGAGACTAACCCCAGCACACACTTGGCATAAGTTTTATTTCACTAACTAAAAATCCTCTCACAGTGGTTAACGCTTGACTTTGCTAGAAACTGGTCAggaatgtggactggactggaatCCATTAGAACGAGATCGTAGTGGAGCTGTGTGAAATTCAGTTCTGCAGCTCTTATAAAGACCTCTATCTTTCtagaaaaaatcctgctgtctctagcatgcagctgctgcctgctgTGCTCTCTGTGCTCTGAAGTGGGTCCCTCTGTTGTTACTTCATGTTACGTCACATTCCCATGCtttgctccttcatttgcatccgtgccgtgccaaggcccacctcgtccttcCGTGCTGGGGCCGCGAAGCGGAAcaattgcactcacactggccaaacataCCAGACattaggctgaaacgggcccaggcactgtacagatggcctagtgtgagtgcgcccctAATGAACAGGACTTTGAGTTCAAGTGTTCTTGGATCTGGACCCAGGTCCCTGCATAAAACCACCTTTGTAGCAGTTTTGTTTTAGAAGGTTTAATACTTACAAAGCCGTCTTTGAGACTTTGACCACAGGCAGCAGCCTCTCCAGAGCGTCTTCTGATTTACAGAACTTCCTCAAGTCAAAGAGATCCAGGTCTTTATTGGAAATGAGCAGGTTATAGGCCAAGGCTGACCAGTGTGCAGGTAGGATCTTACTAACATGGCCTGAGCTCTGGTACTTCAGGACTTGATCTACCAGAGAATGGTCCCCCAGCTCGCTCAGACAGTGGAACAGATTGATATTATGTTCGGTATAAGTCTGCTTCTTAATCTTCTTGTGAATGTAGCTAATCACCTCCTTGTTGCTCAGCAGACATCCTGCCTTGAATccaaatactttctgaatgagcCTCTGGTTTTCATCCTGGGATAAACCCAGCAGGAAGCGCAGGAACAAGTCCCACTGTCCGTAGTCGCTGGCCAAAGCCATATCTACAGCATCCCTGTGGAGGAAGATGATTGACTGAAGTTTTCCTGGCATTTTCATGCCTGTCTGACTGGTAAGTAGGTTTTTTCCATGATCGATGAAGGTCTCTAAGACGTACAGGGCTGCAAGAAATTCCTGAACGCTCAAATGTATAAAACAATACATCTCATGTTTGTGAAGGCCACgctcttttttgatgatctgcGTACAAAGTCCTGAATGAACGGCGGCTTCGATCAGGTCAATCTCACAGTCTCTTAGGGCATCTTCATCAAAGATCACGTTGCCGTTCTTCAGCTGCCTAAAAGCCAGCTTTCCTAGTTTCATAATCAGCACTCTGTCTGGTTCTCTGTCCTGGTAGTCCTTCTCTTGTGCCATCTTCATCAGGACTATCAGGAAGTGTGTGTACATCTCAGTCACCGTCTTGGGAAGCTCACCTTTGTGACTTTCTGTCAGAAGGTTGTGGAGAACCGTGGCAGAAATCCAAGAGAAGACGGGGATGTGGCACATGATGAAGAGACTTCTCAGGGGCTTGGACTGGAGATGCTGGAAGATCTTCTGAGCCATAACCTTGTCGGTCACTTTCCTCTGAAAGTACTCCTCTTTCTGCTCGTCATTAAAGCCACGGACCTCGGTCACCACGTCGATGTACCTGAGGGGAATCTTCATCGATGCTGCTGGCCGACTTGTGATCCAGACCGAGGCATTGCACATTAGTTTCCCAGTTGGTTAGCAGGACGTCCACTGTGTTAGGCTCCGTGACGCTGCGGAACACCTTGTTTTCCTTGAAATCCAATTTGCTTTCATCCAGGCCGTCAAAGATGAACAACACCCTTAAATTATCGTAATCTGAGGCCTCCAAATCCTTCACTTCTATAAAATAGTAGGTGATCAACTCCATGAGACTCAATCTCTTATCTTTGATTAAGTTCAGCTCTCTAAATGTGattggaaataaaaactcaaaggtTTGGTTGGTGTCCCCTCTCGCCCAGTCCCGAGTGAACTTCAGAACAGAGACTGTTTTTCCGATCCCAGCTATTCCCTTGGTCAGAACTCTCCGAGGTGGGTTGTCTTCATTCGATAAAGGTTTGAAAATGTCATTGAGGTTAATTTTTGTCTCCTCACTCTGACACCTTCTGCACTCTAATTCAGTCACTTCATGTTCAGTGTTGACCTCCCCACTGCCTCCTTTGGTGATGTAGAGCTCCGTATAGATCTTGTCTAAAGGAGTTGATGATCCAACATCCGCTGGGCCCTGAAACAAattctctgttttctctttgaggAAAGACTTCAGGGAAGATTGGCATTTTTGGATGTaatctgaaagaaaaataaatcataggGAGCTGCATTAGTGTTTTACTTTACAAGTGCTTGGTTAACCCTTAAGCCAGGTATACACTGTGATACCAAGCCGACCATACCACAGTCGTAGCAGAATGTCAACTCCtactagggctgggtgattatggcaaaaatcaaaatcatgaataatGAACGATTATTCCAACCCCAACCTCCGACTCAGTTTCTTTTGTAAGTATTTGTAGaatcttaaaacaaacaactgagaGGAACATGCAAAGAtaaacaatttatggttatttgttaaaacatttgaaatcaaaacacacatcagctgaaatgaaaaggtttttgtaaaaagtcaaatttttccaagaaaagaggaaaaattgaaATACTTGCCAAGACAGGTTTATGTCGGTTAGAGGCTataaatgttggttttgattatttttccattaattgcccagctctagctCATACTGTGCGTCTGAATCGCTTACAACGTATGACCATTGTGTCtgagttgtgtgctcacacttaGAGTGGAATCATAGCCTAAAATCTGCTACTGCCCTTCAAACCTGTCTTGAAACCTACAGCTACGGGGGGTGGGGGTTTCCACCAGGTCTATCTTTATTGATGAACTCTTCCTGCCTAAAGAGTTTCTCAGACATAACGGCGCTGGACCTCACACTCCTGAGGAATTCCAGTTTTCCTGGGAGATAAACACCTTGAAATCGGAAATATTCCTATTGGTTGACCATATTGTGAAGCCTGTCAGCGTAAGCCTTTGTCCAactaaaagctgtaaaaacttCAGCTTGCTGCACTGTGTACCATAAATCAGGGACTCCGATCCTCCTGGAAGTCCTCTCTCTGGGAAAACAACAAACCAGACGAGGACCGTAAATAATTGTCTGTCAGACTGAACCTTGTATGAGTTACAAAGTACCATAACTTCTGTAAACATCATGTTtttcaacaggaaatgtttaTATTCTTCTGAGTCTGCTCACAAGTAACACaacaatgtttttcttattttactaGGACCCAGTTTTCTGGAGGAATTAATTTTAGAGTTAAATCTAGGTGTTTTTTCCATAGCTGAGAACTCCAGACTGAAAGTCTCCCATGGATCCACGCTGCCCCCTTGTGGTCCAGCATCGGTCACACACATACTTCTACAGAAAGATTCACGTTGTGTTCACACTTAGCTGTGTATAACCAACTAGCTATGTTTCTCATGTTTGTTGTGGCAGTTTTATTCATGGTTTTATTATCCTAGAATATTATAACCATTATGTTATTCATACATGCTCTGATCAAATCACCAAACTGATGAAGAGTTGGTTGATCCCTAGGAGGACTTAAAGAAGAGACTCCTCCCTCTCATTTAAACTGATATCAGAACCTCACTTCACCTCAGTTCTGTTTCTGCCTATtctgtgttcacttctttgTCTTAGAATCTTCTTCTTGTTTCCAGAgtttgtccacacagagatgaaaaagcTTTCGGTTTCATTTTAAAGAGGTTTTCCATAAACACAGGATTATTTCAGGAGATGTCCTCATAAGCAcggaaaatgactgaaaacgctgtgaAATATAgaccaagcctgtaagtggcgttGAAACgttgccacagaaatgcacaaaaatgatagAAGAAGTTTCTGAAGCATGCGAATAAAGACTTAGTTGGAGGGGAAAGTTGCACTTCTCATCAATGTAGACAATCAGTGGAGTGCCAAGCCCAAGctcaaaacaacaatggcgggttacagggttgtgttcatgctgcagaagctacagagcttattatggcttttacagcaaaatcagatgctcctttaccaccaccaacAACAGCATGCACCAGATGTTCTTGTTCATGTGTCTGTGTACAGCGCAAAAGCTTTATACGCATGAAGTTTCACAAAGGGCCACACATCTCGAGCATCAGAGCATTTGACGGCCTTGTGCGGAAATGCATAAGCGTTTGTTTGTGATGTGAgccaaaaaaaaatagtaaaatgttaTTGCTTTGTCCTCCCTAACTTGgattttgagatgtgctgccatttttgaaacttttaaaacgACTTTTGAGCTTGGGCTTGGCACTCCACTGATTGTCTACATTGATGAGACGTGCAACTTTCCCCTCCAACTAAGTCTTATTCGTATGCTTCAGAAACTTCTTCTCTCATTCTTGTGCATTTCCATGGAAACATTTCAATGCCACTTACAGGCTTTGTCTATATTtcacagcgttttcagtcatttcccGTGCTTATGTGGACATctcctgaaacaatcccgtgTTTATGGAAAACCTTTGTAAAACGAAACTGAAATcattttcgtctctgtgtgaaCAAGGCCTAAGGATCCAGCTCATTCTTACAGTGAGTGGACAGCTTAGAAGGAGCAGGTCTGGTCTCCATCCCATGTCTCATCTCCCTTTACCATTAGGGAAGCAGCCAGGTGCATATACTCCCCaacaactgtttttgttttgagtaCAGCAAAGGCAGGAGGCCATGTttttacacactcacacacacaccggCATGCacgcacccacacacacacagccatactcacacacataaaaattCTCCATAatataactggcaaaaatacaagaatttcaggcatggtcctacaatgggaaaatggttgaatctggtggaatatggcaaaaatgtcaaatttcactttatttcttcacattgaaatgctgacattagagaatgcatgattttatactgcaatgacagtgagattaaaaaacctggtttaaaTGGAAGTCAGTGGGGGCAATTTTGCCTTGAGGGTGTAAAGAGGGTATTTctggcactacataaaaaatactaatgcaatcaaatcaattttgtagCTCATCTTTGACCCATCAAAGACTCTTATCAGCACtaaagccccatctttccactattaattttatggaaaataatccactttttgtgttttttcggtaaaatataaaacatctcaaataatcaaactggcatacaaaagggttaaaattctgagaataatcgaatgtttggtagttttgagcaggtctgaagttgttaaagagatttatgaaaaagaaattagaaaaaaaattgatgtatGATGATTTATTGGCAGTGttctgtacgtgtacatttttggcctcgaaggtgtccagagggtacaaAATTTATTGAAAGAGTATGAATGACatgtaagagtaaaacatgttggatttcaaaaatttaactagaaagaaaagttcctgtaaaaattcatgccataggctgtaaaactgacaaaatgatcacaagtaaaaaaaaaaaaaaaaaagaagttgcagaaaatggccaaaaatgccccaGGAGGGCACAAGTGTTaataataaatcttcaaaacGTCAGTCGTTGTCCAAAAATCATTATTGAGTTGGGAAGTGGAGTCACTGTCACGGGGACTTATTACTTAAAACATGAGATTGATTTACaattaatgtttttgttaattaattaaaggttttaatcaattaataattacaatattttattggttattaaatAACCAATCCGCATAAGCGGTGGTGCCTTATTCTTCTACGAGGTTTAatgataatatttatttatcatcactgtttatcaCTACACTCTGTACGAGTGAAGTCGGGACGGACTGTGACGGAACTCTGCAGTTACCTTTAAAAACTTCACAttgagggtgaagtgtttcctTTCAAATCctatcctctctctttctctatctcGTGGCTGAAATAGGACAAAAATCACACAATCTACACCAGGGTTTAAGAGATCCTTGGGACATTTTGTGCTATTCAGTTTCTTATTTCCAAACCATTTTAGCTGTGTTGAATGAATACAGCTCAAATTTGCCagagaaattattttttaaagcattttagaATTATGGTCAGCTCCTTAAATTAGCCTAAATggctaagctacacaaaaaccgACACATTAATTCCCAAGgaccaaaaatgccccattgaGAACCAttgaaaaggacatttttgatcCCACATTGATCTTAACATGAAATAATGAATTCCTTTAAGTTCAGTTCTATTTTGGAGTagaaactttaaatatttatatttgtccaccagatggcgctacTTTATCCCTTTTTCAAAGCATGCTGTAAAATTTCCcacttttactgttttctgcaaAGGTGCCATGCTACTGGGTTGATAAATGTGTGTTTCTACTGATGTTGGATCATGGTGTGTGTGTAAAAAAGCAGGGATGTCCTGATCCCGATCACATGTATCAGATCAGGGCGATACTAAGCATTTTTAACTGATCGGCAATCGGCAATTTGATCTGATCAGCCCAGCTGATCATTTGCCTCCACTGCCGTAAATGGAGCACAATTTACGACAGGCCGTTAATGCACCAGTAACAACAAAcagtagtagcagcattagctttCCTGTGCTGAGTCAGCAGTCTGGAAATACTTAAAACGTGAGGGCAAAAACAGTCCAACAGCCCgttgcagcatctgtaacactGTTTCAcgaggtggtagcagcagagctgcgttCAACTCTACAAATTTGATCTGTCGTCTCTGAAGTAAACATGCAGCAGAATACGGTGACTTCACTAcagcaacaggcagcttcaccAAAGATACACTCTGGACTTTCAGAGGACAGACAAATACCCTCGAGAGAGCGATAAGgcaaaaagataacagaaaaggtGGTCAAATTCATCGCGCTGGACAACCAGCCCATCTCCGTGGTGGAGAATTTGGGTTTTTATCGTCTTCTTGAGCTTTTAGACCCAAGCCATGCCCTGCCGTCTCAACATTACTGACACTGCGTTACCggagctgtacaacaaagtacGTGACAGCATGCTAGAGAGAGAAAAGCAActtcactgccgttagcttcactagCTTCACTTCACTGAGTCCTCCACCTCTGAGTTAAAGCGTGCAGTGTTACATGCACGccagtttcattttaaagtaacagagggtaaagaaataaagatgagGGGGGAAAAGTGATGTAGCAGCTCTAGTTGCACTTTAGAAATGTCACTGAAATAAGAGtgcttgtatttgatatttgggttttattccactgttaatgttttggttcatgtctctgATTAAGCTGCTACAGTTTAATaaagattgttgttttgaatctgtatggTTCATATGTTTTGGAtcctattcaagttaaactgCTTACACCACTTTAAAGAAGAGTTTGGATGTTCtgaattcattcatttgttGTGCCTAATAGAGTCAGGTTAACTTCTAAGCagaattataatatttaaaattcatttactGAATTCATATGTTATTGTGACTACTGACTCTGTAACACCACCTCCAAGTGAATCTGAGGTTATTAGAGTTCACTTTGTTGACTGCTCAGGTCATTCAGCTGACCACTTTAAGTGAGTTTTGATTGTTGAAtactaaacactgcactaagtgaatacgtacatttattttttgacagataattaaagtgaaacagagctgttacaccattctgagcagaaatgtgattttatgttttaaacaggAGGCCAAAAATGCTTATCGGGACATCCCTAgtaaaaagtgtgtgtgtgggggtgtgtgtgtgtgggggtgtgtgtgtgtgtgtttgtatatttgagtttttgtgactttattCGATTACAATCAGTGGAGCTGTGTAAACATACTggtctttaaagggttaaaatccccaaaataaaatTGATATTCCTGtgaatgtatgtatgtttaTTCCAGGCTGAAGTAGTTCTAAAAGATTGacttgtttaaagtggaaaaatattaaTACCGTTTTGTNNNNNNNNNNNNNNNNNNNNNNNNNNNNNNNNNNNNNNNNNNNNNNNNNNNNNNNNNNNNNNNNNNNNNNNNNNNNNNNNNNNNNNNNNNNNNNNNNNNNTCTtagattcataaaatcaataatgatagatttgaagttattttttaGTCActtaaactgttaaataaaagaTCACATCAAGATTCATTAGGAAAAGAGGACAGTGTGAGCACGTAGCTGTAAAGACAGTGAAAGGACACTGCTGCAACTTGTGAAAACCACAGTAAACAACTCTCCTCAGCAGCACGATCCAGGAAGTTCAGGTTCATATGAGACACGTGTTGCTCAGAAGTGTCTCTTCTCTActgaggaaaaaacaagaaagccatacagcctttttttctctgtttttaaacacagaCAGCAAACATCAAAGACTTGAAGTCACACAGAAGCTCATGGTTGCAGGGTTAAGGTCG
This genomic stretch from Cheilinus undulatus linkage group 22, ASM1832078v1, whole genome shotgun sequence harbors:
- the LOC121504949 gene encoding LOW QUALITY PROTEIN: NACHT, LRR and PYD domains-containing protein 3-like (The sequence of the model RefSeq protein was modified relative to this genomic sequence to represent the inferred CDS: inserted 2 bases in 1 codon), whose translation is MLIAFFDQKGEVHHEFGPQDQTVNRHFYQQVLDLLHDWVQGSRLKTVLKGSNFATVGEIKATVMRELRDLKEQDFAECFHGDRREKKQDWKEDVLECLERAEDLLQKLDAHANYIQKCQSSLKSFLKEKTENLFQGPADVGSSTPLDKIYTELYITKGGSGEVNTEHEVTELECRRCQSEETKINLNDIFKPLSNEDNPPRRVLTKGIAGIGKTVSVLKFTRDWARGDTNQTFEFLFPITFRELNLIKDKRLSLMELITYYFIEVKDLEASDYDNLRVLFIFDGLDESKLDFKENKVFRSVTEPNTVDVLLTNXGKLMCNASVWITSRPAASMKIPLRYIDVVTEVRGFNDEQKEEYFQRKVTDKVMAQKIFQHLQSKPLRSLFIMCHIPVFSWISATVLHNLLTESHKGELPKTVTEMYTHFLIVLMKMAQEKDYQDREPDRVLIMKLGKLAFRQLKNGNVIFDEDALRDCEIDLIEAAVHSGLCTQIIKKERGLHKHEMYCFIHLSVQEFLAALYVLETFIDHGKNLLTSQTGMKMPGKLQSIIFLHRDAVDMALASDYGQWDLFLRFLLGLSQDENQRLIQKVFGFKAGCLLSNKEVISYIHKKIKKQTYTEHNINLFHCLSELGDHSLVDQVLKYQSSGHVSKILPAHWSALAYNLLISNKDLDLFDLRKFCKSEDALERLLPVVKVSKTALLTDCGLTDRGCSYMSSVLSSKSSGLELLDLSINDLGDSGMRQLSDGLKSPNCKLQRLILNECNITMEGCRSLAEALTSNPSHIRELDLSRNKFQDEGLQPLLGILDRCSLETLRLALCGFSEVGCAALASSLGSNHTHLKVLDLDWNELKDNGVHSLSEFLSDSLCGLERLSLKDCKLTELSCSYLGQICCPALKELDLSSNQLGEAGVEHLCEWLGKPQCCLEILRLSGLSDRSCEDLALTLKKTSQLRELHLKVTRKGGPGLEHLYNLEEDNQNRLQTLTVRD